A portion of the Fulvia fulva chromosome 1, complete sequence genome contains these proteins:
- a CDS encoding Nuclear GTPase SLIP-GC: MTSMEESAKRGQVQHLLHDAVPDLEAFFRKAGRLVVAVRKHHRPFSSNEIVDLQDWVWVKAHGKVPISKIVDAYKNQCAVGDETDISLRMADSTTPTPATTMSALPTQDRLLVLTAAVREPDPPSSQAASSAAPSFNSAMSNSPRPPLHEVNRQLTTPSSRSPVPAMKLNAAAMSNQPAASYNAPPNHLDRVPHPSATSIKAEQSENVDPLPPTYRGHPLASPTSVTAGQAAIPAAQPKEEPEEETQAYAPREQDNPFAASQESEPEQHAPCGQFLQQLSNETTPERLEAGVAAGLKALSELELPLKELAANEDATNWLKQIDTVRKDAARTRTVIGVVGNTGAGKSSVINAMLEEERLVPTNCMRACTAVVTEMSYNDSPNPRMKYRAEIEFIRPEDWQKELHILYKEIIDESGNISREISNPESDAGVAYAKIRAVYHKLTKDDLTRTNPHALMTHKHVKNVLGQSRKIYESDASAFYKRLQQYVDSKEKGTEKLDKNGNVASNQGKRKFELWPLIKVVKIYTRADALSTGAVIVDLPGVHDMNAARAAVAEGYMKECTGLWILAPINRAVDDKAAKTLLGNTFKRQLKFDGTYNAVTFICSKTDDISRTEAFDSLGIDTTELDTKMDEIVSQRREIKKQLRAAVEKKSNHDDAMEDIDDKIESWENLADEVGDGKTVYAPTNKKRKRSSAGGAKKRRRRAVDSDDDSDNKSDDAQSEAQPEEGLSSEPLTEEVVTAKLDELKQLKKDMRREKRTLDDRITELEDELDGLQVKEDEVDAELSARCIKGRNDYSRGAIQQDFAAGIRDLDQEAAADEDPDNFNPDEDIRDYDQVARGLSVFCVSSRAYQKLCGRLKKDNAVAGFTHKDVTEIPKLQAHCKALTVGGRNAGCRRFLNSLTSLITSLALWASDDGTGVKLTSQQRDAEKAFLSRKLKDLEKALDKVVTVTLEDVVENLHEQLFDKMDPAVQSAVDGAQATSAGWGAHKNDGGLHYMTYKATVRRDGVYAGAKGHRDFNSELTEPLLKQLASAWEKAFQRRLPHILQTFKRSATTVLKQFHSAVEARTREKGHGLARIAMLGTQLDAYSAIFGDLAQAAVDSITEGQREINREFTPAIAQAMNPAYEYCTNEAGRGSYARMKAGMAAHVETEKSLMFDSAAKGVRQSLLTLCESVKKTMLDKADGVFVRMQKDYLTLVGVHKGDMKMSREERQLRLKVDEAIADLDGLFQDVLEAELDQLKEDHAAGNVKSETEGVDATRAEDEVTNDDEEDLDLDDTDSEGEGEDAASDAEDSDPPSPTNSNDPGDDQDI, from the exons ATGACATCCATGGAGGAAAGTGCGAAACGGGGCCAGGTGCAGCATCTCTTGCACGATGCGGTGCCAGACCTCGAGGCTTTCTTCCGCAAAGCTGGTCGACTGGTGGTAGCTGTAAGGAAACATCATCGCCCATTCTCAAGTAATGAGATCGTCGACCTGCAAGACTGGGTTTG GGTGAAAGCGCATGGTAAAGTTCCCATCTCCAAGATAGTCGACGCCTACAAAAACCAATGCGCTGTCGGCGACGAGACTGATATATCGCTGAGAATGGCCGACTCCACCACTCCTACACCTGCCACCACCATGTCGGCGCTGCCAACACAAGACCGCCTTCTGGTCCTCACGGCCGCCGTTCGCGAGCCGGATCCACCATCTTCACAAGCAGCTTCTTCTGCTGCGCCCTCATTCAACTCCGCTATGTCCAACAGCCCGAGACCACCCTTGCACGAGGTCAACCGCCAATTGACAACGCCATCCTCTCGTTCGCCTGTGCCCGCCATGAAGCTGAATGCAGCAGCAATGTCCAACCAGCCAGCTGCCAGCTACAATGCCCCTCCCAATCATCTGGACCGCGTGCCACACCCTTCGGCCACGTCTATCAAGGCCGAGCAATCGGAGAATGTCGACCCTCTCCCTCCTACCTACCGAG GGCACCCACTGGCATCGCCAACCTCCGTCACTGCTGGTCAGGCTGCCATACCCGCTGCTCAGCCCAAAGAAGAGCCGGAAGAGGAGACCCAGGCGTACGCTCCACGAGAGCAAGACAACCCTTTCGCAGCCTCCCAAGAGAGCGAGCCGGAGCAACATGCACCTTGCGGCCAGTTCCTTCAGCAGTTGAGTAATGAGACGACACCAGAGCGACTTGAAGCTGGCGTTGCAGCAGGCTTGAAGGCACTTTCCGAGCTTGAGCTTCCTCTCAAAGAGCTTGCGGCGAATGAAGACGCCACCAATTGGTTGAAACAAATTGACACCGTTCGTAAGGATGCAGCTCGAACGCGTACGGTCATTGGTGTTGTCGGCAATACAGGTGCTGGGAAGTCCAGTGTGATCAACGCTATGCTCGAAGAAGAACGCCTTGTGCCCACAAACTGCATGCGTGCGTGTACAGCAGTCGTCACAGAGATGTCATATAATGACTCCCCAAATCCAAGGATGAAGTATCGAGCTGAAATCGAGTTCATTCGTCCTGAAGACTGGCAAAAAGAGCTTCACATCCTCTACAAAGAGATCATCGACGAGTCCGGAAACATTTCGCGCGAGATATCGAACCCGGAATCTGATGCAGGTGTTGCTTACGCCAAGATTCGTGCAGTGTATCACAAGCTCACAAAGGACGATCTTACTCGCACCAATCCTCACGCCCTCATGACCCACAAGCATGTTAAGAATGTGCTCGGTCAGAGTCGCAAGATATACGAATCTGATGCAAGTGCCTTTTATAAGCGCCTCCAGCAATACGTTGACTCGAAAGAGAAGGGAACagagaagctcgacaagaacGGCAACGTGGCATCGAACCAGGGCAAGCGCAAATTTGAACTATGGCCACTAATCAAGGTTGTCAAGATCTACACCAGAGCCGATGCATTGTCTACCGGCGCCGTCATTGTCGATCTACCCGGTGTACATGACATGAACGCTGCCCGAGCAGCCGTCGCCGAGGGTTACATGAAAGAGTGTACCGGTCTGTGGATTCTGGCACCAATCAACCGTGCAGTCGACGACAAAGCAGCAAAGACTCTCCTGGGTAACACCTTCAAGCGTCAGCTCAAGTTCGATGGAACATACAACGCCGTCACGTTCATCTGTAGCAAGACAGACGATATTTCACGTACGGAAGCCTTTGACAGTCTGGGGATTGACACAACGGAGCTTGACACCAAGATGGACGAGATAGTGTCGCAGCGTCGAGAGATCAAGAAGCAGTTGAGAGCAGCTGTTGAGAAGAAAAGCAACCACGACGATGCCATGGAGGACATTGATGACAAGATCGAATCGTGGGAGAACCTGGCTGATGAAGTTGGAGACGGTAAGACCGTGTACGCCCCAACGAACAAGAAGCGCAAGAGATCTTCCGCTGGTGGCGCCAAGAAGCGTCGACGTCGAGCTGTAGACTCCGATGACGATTCAGACAACAAGAGCGACGACGCACAATCGGAGGCACAGCCAGAGGAGGGGTTGTCGAGCGAGCCTTTGACCGAAGAGGTCGTGACAGCGAAGCTAGATGAGTTGAAACAGCTCAAGAAGGACATGCGACGGGAGAAGCGCACCTTAGATGATCGCATCACCGAGCTGGAAGACGAATTGGACGGCCTCCAGGTGAAGGAAGACGAAGTTGATGCAGAGCTCAGCGCCAGGTGCATCAAAGGCAGGAACGACTATTCCCGAGGCGCCATTCAGCAAGACTTCGCGGCCGGGATCCGTGACCTTGACCAGGAGGCGGCGGCTGATGAGGACCCGGACAACTTCAATCCAGACGAAGACATTCGAGACTACGACCAAGTCGCAAGAGGCCTCTCTGTGTTCTGTGTCAGCAGTCGCGCGTATCAGAAGCTCTGCGGCCGGCTGAAGAAAGATAATGCCGTTGCCGGCTTCACTCACAAAGACGTGACCGAAATACCGAAACTTCAAGCTCACTGCAAGGCACTCACAGTAGGAGGTCGAAACGCCGGGTGCCGACGGTTCCTCAATAGCCTCACGAGCCTAATAACCTCGCTGGCCCTCTGGGCATCGGATGACGGAACCGGTGTCAAGTTGACCTCTCAGCAACGCGACGCCGAAAAGGCCTTCCTCAGCCGCAAGCTGAAGGATCTCGAAAAGGCTCTCGACAAGGTTGTCACGGTCACGTTGGAAGATGTTGTCGAGAACCTACACGAACAGCTATTCGACAAGATGGACCCTGCTGTGCAATCTGCCGTTGATGGTGCTCAAGCGACCTCCGCTGGCTGGGGTGCCCATAAGAACGATGGTGGCCTGCATTACATGACTTACAAAGCGACTGTGCGTCGTGACGGCGTCTATGCCGGCGCCA AGGGTCATCGCGACTTCAACAGCGAATTGACTGAACCGCTTCTCAAGCAACTGGCCTCGGCCTGGGAGAAAGCCTTCCAGCGTCGATTGCCGCACATCTTACAGACGTTCAAGAGATCTGCGACCACAGTCCTCAAGCAATTCCACAGTGCTGTAGAGGCTCGTACCCGAGAGAAAGGACACGGCTTGGCCAGAATCGCCATGCTTGGAACTCAGCTCGATGCGTACTCCGCGATCTTCGGAGATCTCGCTCAAGCCGCAGTTGATAGTATCACTGAGGGTCAGAGGGAGATCAATCGCGAGTTCACGCCAGCGATCGCACAGGCCATGAACCCAGCGTACGAGTACTGCACGAATGAAGCAGGCAGGGGCAGCTACGCAAGGATGAAAGCCGGAATGGCTGCTCATGTTGAAACAGAGAAAAGCCTCATGTTCGACAGCGCTGCCAAAGGCGTTCGCCAAAGCTTACTGACTCTGTGCGAGTCAGTGAAGAAGACTATGCTCGACAAAGCGGATGGCGTGTTTGTGCGGATGCAGAAGGACTACTTGACACTGGTTGGCGTCCACAAGGGCGACATGAAGATGTCTCGTGAGGAGCGCCAGCTTCGACTCAAAGTCGATGAGGCCATTGCCGACCTCGATGGGCTCTTCCAGGACGTTCTAGAGGCGGAGCTCGACCAGTTGAAAGAGGACCATGCTGCTGGCAACGTCAAATCAGAGACCGAAGGTGTTGATGCAACAAGGGCCGAAGACGAAGTGACGAACGATGATGAAGAGGATCTCGATCTCGATGACACTGACAGCGAGGGTGAAGGCGAAGATGCTgcctcggacgctgaggACTCCGATCCTCCTAGCCCAACGAACAGCAACGACCCAGGTGATGATCAGGACATCTAA